The Sphingomonas sp. So64.6b genome includes a region encoding these proteins:
- a CDS encoding MFS transporter, producing the protein MSRLRILIALGLSYALLGILMNSIGTVILQSIHHFGATKPMGSTLEACKDLSVVVASFLFAVRIPAFGYRRALGGVMAAIAIACITASFAASFIAMQLLFVATGLCFGIAKVATYGTIGLLARDPADHASTTATIEGVFMVGLLAGVWLFGWFIGADRTGDQWLHVYWLLGGIAACLALLWSMTPIDETGAIAHEADLPGGLRAMLALAALPATVAFLAGIFCYVLVEQSVGTWLPTFNNEILHLPPAMSVQMSSIFVGALAVGRLASGVVLRRIHWLPVLLACLAGIAILVVATLPATRGLAMRPDIGWANAPVAAYVFPLLGIFMAPIYPTLCSVVLSALPRHRHAAMMGLIVIFSALGGTLGSFVTSLLFQHVSGQIAFYFTLVPLALIAMTLFRIRSGLTHGVAA; encoded by the coding sequence TTGAGCCGGTTGCGCATCCTGATCGCCCTGGGTCTGAGCTACGCGCTGCTCGGCATTCTGATGAACAGCATCGGCACCGTGATCCTGCAATCGATCCACCATTTCGGCGCGACCAAGCCGATGGGATCGACGCTGGAGGCGTGCAAGGATTTGTCCGTCGTCGTCGCATCCTTCCTGTTCGCGGTGCGCATTCCGGCATTCGGCTATCGTCGCGCGCTCGGCGGCGTGATGGCGGCGATCGCCATTGCCTGCATCACCGCTTCATTCGCCGCGAGCTTCATCGCAATGCAATTGCTGTTCGTCGCGACCGGCCTGTGTTTCGGCATCGCCAAGGTCGCGACCTATGGGACGATCGGCCTGCTGGCGCGTGACCCCGCGGATCATGCGAGCACGACCGCGACGATCGAGGGCGTGTTCATGGTCGGCCTGCTTGCCGGCGTCTGGCTGTTCGGATGGTTCATCGGTGCGGATCGAACGGGTGATCAGTGGCTGCACGTCTATTGGCTGCTTGGGGGCATCGCGGCGTGCCTGGCCTTACTCTGGTCGATGACGCCGATCGACGAGACCGGCGCCATCGCGCACGAGGCTGACCTGCCCGGTGGCCTGCGCGCGATGCTGGCGCTTGCCGCGCTCCCCGCGACGGTCGCGTTTCTCGCCGGAATCTTCTGTTATGTCCTGGTCGAACAAAGCGTCGGCACCTGGTTGCCGACCTTCAACAATGAAATACTTCATCTGCCGCCCGCCATGAGCGTGCAGATGTCGAGCATCTTCGTCGGCGCGCTTGCGGTCGGACGGCTCGCCTCGGGCGTGGTGCTGCGACGGATCCACTGGCTGCCGGTGCTGCTCGCCTGCCTCGCCGGTATCGCGATACTCGTCGTCGCGACGCTGCCCGCGACGCGCGGGCTCGCGATGCGGCCCGACATCGGCTGGGCGAATGCACCGGTCGCGGCTTATGTGTTTCCGCTGCTCGGCATATTCATGGCGCCGATCTACCCGACCTTGTGCTCGGTCGTGCTGAGTGCATTGCCGCGGCATCGCCATGCCGCGATGATGGGGCTGATCGTCATCTTCTCGGCACTTGGCGGCACGCTTGGGTCGTTCGTGACCAGCCTGTTGTTCCAGCACGTCTCCGGGCAAATAGCCTTCTACTTCACGCTGGTGCCGCTGGCGCTGATCGCAATGACATTGTTCCGGATCCGCAGCGGGCTGACGCACGGGGTCGCGGCATGA
- a CDS encoding alpha/beta hydrolase fold domain-containing protein, whose product MIKRLCFVLACMAAMPAIAASPDTIVRVPAFTLPPSSQLSDAAKAVLLRMQAETAPDLKGDLARQRAFYQTWNDNRLKEMHRRFATVETHRTIGGVGVDVVVPKAGVPTRNARRVLINVHGGAFMWGAGSGALVEAIPVAATMGIKVVTVDYRLTPEHRYPAASEDVVAVYRELLKTYAPQNIAIYGCSAGGVITAQSVAWIRKQHLPRPGAIGTFCGTGASYSGDSAFLAGPITGGAPLPVTSLPDTLPTAYMAGVAASDPVAYPLGSDDEIKAFPPTLMLAGGRDFAVSALTLAHRRLARAGVPSELFLFDGLPHAFFMWPDMPESTEAFEIMARFFDAHLGKAPR is encoded by the coding sequence ATGATCAAACGCCTTTGCTTCGTTCTCGCCTGTATGGCCGCGATGCCGGCCATTGCCGCGAGCCCCGACACCATTGTACGGGTTCCTGCCTTCACCTTGCCGCCATCGAGCCAGCTGAGCGATGCGGCAAAGGCCGTGCTGCTACGCATGCAGGCGGAAACCGCGCCCGACCTGAAGGGCGATTTGGCCAGGCAGCGCGCCTTTTATCAGACCTGGAACGACAATCGCCTGAAGGAGATGCACCGCCGTTTCGCGACGGTCGAGACGCATCGCACGATCGGCGGCGTCGGCGTCGATGTCGTGGTGCCCAAAGCCGGGGTGCCGACCCGCAATGCCCGGCGCGTGCTGATCAACGTGCATGGCGGCGCATTCATGTGGGGCGCGGGCAGCGGTGCGCTGGTCGAAGCGATCCCGGTCGCCGCCACGATGGGGATCAAGGTGGTGACGGTCGATTACCGGCTGACCCCGGAGCACCGCTATCCCGCTGCGTCAGAAGATGTCGTCGCGGTCTACCGCGAATTGCTCAAGACCTATGCACCGCAGAATATCGCCATCTATGGCTGCTCGGCGGGCGGCGTGATTACCGCGCAGTCGGTCGCGTGGATCCGAAAACAGCACTTGCCGCGCCCGGGCGCGATCGGCACGTTCTGCGGCACCGGTGCATCCTATAGCGGCGACAGTGCTTTCCTCGCCGGGCCGATCACCGGCGGTGCGCCGCTGCCGGTAACCAGCCTGCCCGACACGCTGCCCACGGCCTATATGGCCGGTGTCGCGGCGAGCGATCCGGTCGCCTATCCGCTTGGCTCCGATGACGAGATCAAGGCATTCCCGCCGACGCTGATGCTGGCTGGCGGGCGCGACTTCGCGGTCAGCGCGCTGACGCTGGCGCATCGTCGCCTGGCGCGCGCCGGCGTGCCGAGCGAGTTGTTCCTGTTCGATGGCTTGCCCCATGCCTTTTTCATGTGGCCCGACATGCCCGAATCGACCGAGGCGTTTGAGATCATGGCGCGCTTCTTCGATGCGCATCTGGGCAAGGCACCGCGTTGA